The Triticum aestivum cultivar Chinese Spring chromosome 5A, IWGSC CS RefSeq v2.1, whole genome shotgun sequence genomic sequence ttcctaggtcatgcccgacctcggccaaacaatacactgcacccgacctaggcttaatagagatgTCAGCACGTCAGACTAAACCTATgtccccaggggtcttgggccatcgccccgggaactcctgcacgttgtgtgggctgtcggtgagcaaacctagcaacctccttaaaaaggcaggtgcttgccagtccaacccggcgcgcgccgctcagtcgttgaggtctattaagcttcggctgatgcatacgatgcagaacgcctATACAATGCccgcgtgatggttagtgctatcaggccagaggcccctcggatcaaatatccaaaccgttagtgtgttggtagttcggtcacgagcagagactcacgaaagatgtgatcCCGTCACCCCGTcttgagtacttgcggcaagggctaagaatgcccggccacgcctcgtaagtatctcgcgggcaccttccaggtcaacccgactccacatcactcgctattaagctcgcgcgggtacccctcagggctgactcgtctttagtaacatggttcagtgtaaagtcatagtaaccatagtaactatgtgtttaacaccaaggggaaaacccgaggaatcacccctagtgaattccactcgatgtaatcatcaaggtgaacgtaagaggatccaccctcgaggttcacacttgaggggctgcacgacagagccgtatcggaagtggttaaggaggaaatcaccctcgatgaccacgactggatagctacactacagagatctcatcaggagtgttgtatgaggttccaccctcggcactcaatggtaactctgcagagtcgagcaacaaaaggggaaagtgatgtgcggtgccggggcctggtcttcgatcccgttgatcgggtcttcgatgatgaagtaggggcaacaaggacaaggtggggtcactgatggatcactaaccaacctatactaagcagtttaggataagcagttaAGGTAACAATAAGTAGGTAACAaaaacaagctatgcatcagagtaggatcatacagaaagtagtagcagttctaatgcaagcatgagagggaaagaaatgggcgatatcggaatgctcaaggggggtttgcttgcctggttgctcaaacgagaaggaggggtcatcggtgaggtagcgatcacagcggcatcggcatccgtcacggggtctaccgaagagaagaggggggagaaacagtaaatacatagcaagcaagtgcataacaggacaacaggcagagctagacgtgttctaacgcggtgctacacattaccggcgaaggggataacatccgggaatgctttcccgaagtttggcattttcggacataCGAACTAGAGGGaaaaggttgcatgttcgctaagTTAGGAACACATGACAGATGAATGGagagcatattcggattcgtctcgtcgtccggagcaactttcatgtataaaactttttttatccgagctacggtttattttatatgaatttctaaagttttaaacaatattttggaaatccctgaaattttgctaagtctgaGAATTCGACAGTTTTTTAAACATCACTTGACTGTTTTCAAAAGACTACAACTATTGTTCTGTACATCCTATGAGTTAGTGCCTTATATCAATTTTGAGTACTTTTTTGTGATTTACATGTTAGTACCAATTACATCCATATTAGAGTTCATTTGCTTGAACATCAAGAGCACTAAAGTAGCTATGAAAATAAAATTGTCTTTCGGTTTTCCTGTTAACAGGACATTAAACTTTGTGATTTTCGTAGGAATTAATCCATGCATCAAAAGGGtttggtccagtgggataaaatggagtttgtGAAGTATACTTTCTACTCATATTTTCTTTAGCCCTGTTGGTAGTTGTTTAGCCGCAGTCAAGGGGTTAATTGAGGTAGAAATTAGAAAGCTAGCTAGCGCTCAGTTACTGTAGCTGCAGCAGTACAGGTAGAGCAGCGGCAGTAGGCAGCGAGCAGCAGCGGCAATGGGGAAGCAAGGGCAGGGCAGCGGCAGCACGGAGAGGCCGGCCGAAGGCGGGCGAGGCCAGAGGTGGGTGCGGCCACACACTCAGCGTACACacactgcacacacacacaccgcacacacacacacggccGCTCGGCCATGGCCAGCAGTAGCAGCAGCCGGCCGCGACGGCTAGCGGCAGCACGCGTGCGCGGGGGCGGCCTGGGGCGAGACAAGGCGCGGTGAGCGCGCACACGCACGGGGAGCGGAGCTCTCGTCATggcggcgagcggcggagcggacgccgAAGTTCGGGCGTTGGTGGTTACGGCGATGTGGGGGCACGTCAAGCGACGCGGGGAGCGGCGTTAGGCTCCTACGAGCTCTAGGAGCTCGACTACGAGCTCGGACGCTAGCTCGGGCTACGGTGGTCACGGCGGCGAGCACGTCTACGGCGACGAGTATGGCCATGACGTGGTCGGCGGCTACGAGTGCGGAGATGAGCAGGGGagtaaggggagaaggagaggagctcacagcggagccgtaggcGTGCTCGGGGAAGGTCGGGGTGGTCGGAGCAGAGTAGTTGGGCGGTGGCGCGCCGGCGACCGAAGAGGAAGGAGCGCTCGATCCCAGCGATGTAGAGGCGCCCAGCTCGAGCCATTCGGTGTAGTCGAAGTAGAGGAGCGAGGCGGAGCTAGTGGACATGGCGGGACGATGCGGGCTGGCTAGTGGCCGCGGATGGTGACGGCGATGGAAGCGCTCGTCGTCGAACAGAGGAGGAGATCGAGCGAGAGGAGAGCGAGTGCAAGTGCGGCCTAGGGTTTGTCCAAGGGGAGTTCTCGGGTTCAAGTAGGACGCCGGGAGGGATCGGATGGCCGCCACGCAAGTGGTCATGACCGGCGGATGGCCACCACGGCCATGCTGCCTCCCCTCTGTACAGtacagaggtaggggagaggccgGTGGTGGGCTTGGGCTGCACTATTCATATGGGCCAAAGTGCACAGCAACACTTTCTCATTTTCTAATTCTGTCAAACCTTTTGTCTCAGTTTTCCATTTTTAGGCACTAAATGACATTAGTTCTACAAGATACTACACCTATGATTCAAATACAACATTTTGGGTGTTACAAACAAGGTTCCATTTTAATTGGGAAGGTTTAAACGTTTGTTCATTTTGAAAAGGCCATTTAATTTACTGTTGGTCAGTTTGTTAATTTACTACGAATTTATTTGTGAGCCAAATgaagttggtttcaacatgacaattGATCAGGGAAATTTATAAAATaatatgaacatttttattttagtTATTAAAGAATTAATGATTTGACTTGCAATTTGATTATGAAtttaagtttgattttttttatcCAAGGGCAATTAAACTTGGCAATCATGGTGGCATGGCATCATTAGGTTtgaattactgtagcatgattgcCGGGGTGTTACAtattttcacctcggtcatattgtcgtagtgcttaggcgaagccctgtgtcggtaacttcatcatcaccgtcaacacgccgtcgtgctgatggaactcttcctcgacctcagctggatctagaagttcgagggatgtcaccgagctgaacgtgtgcagatcgcggaggtgacgtgcgttcggtacttgtttggttggatcgcgaagacgttcgactacatcaaccacgttacttaacgcttccgttttcggtctacaagggtacgtagacacactctcccctctcattgttatgcatctcctagatagatcttgcgtgatcgtaggaatttttttgaaatactgcgttccccaacaaaattgTGATCTTATTATTAATACAACTGCCATCCTGTTATTAATAATGAAAACTGGCATCcttttaaaataaaactaccatggcAGGTTAATAAAAATGACATATTCTAACAAGTTAAAATGCCATGGTCAAAACAGTGAAAATGACAGGCTACCTATAATGAAAATTTACACATGACAACACTAGAACAAGTTTGTTAGAATAAGCAACAATTTGCCCTGTTAAAAACATTATATGTCATGACAACTATATGAATTTGCCAGGGTAAAAACATATTTCGCGTGCGGACATTaaggaaaattctagaaaaattgtCATGTTAAAACATTATTTGCCATGGCCAACTCTAGGAATTAGCCATGTGGACATTGTTTGCACATGTAAACTTGCCATATACAGTACCTAACACAAAAATGCCATGTGATCAATACAAATTGCTCTAAAAAAACATGTTTGGTTAAACAAAATTAGAATGTGTTGAATTAGCCATATGAGATTTCAAAGATTTGCCATGCCACCTTGCACAAAAAATGCCATGTATTGTAGAACAAAAGCACAATAATCTTGCTATGGATCATTGCCATTGTTTGGTAGCACTGGAATCACCAGCTAGAGCATACAAAGACCAGTAGCAAAACACCGCCGGGGCAAAATGAACATGCTCGGCAAAGCACTAGCTAGAGCACTAGTCAGGCAAAACTGAACACAAATTGCCATAAATCAAACAAAAAGAACTTTGGACATGTATAAAAATGAACATGTGAAATTTTCATGGCTGAAAACTAAAAAGAGTGTGgcagctacatgaaaacagcacaagCTAAaactcagaccgtggcagtttTGACATTGAATTGCCCATGTCAATTTCTTTTAATTCTACACGTCAATTTTTTCGTAGTCCCATCCATTTTATATGCAATCATGGCAATTCCCCTCTAAAAACCACACAACCCTACCCCCGTGAGACGCATCTCTCGGGGAGGCGCGCCGTGTCGGAGATGACCTTCCTCAGTAGTAGATTAGCCTCCTTTGTCCCGGCCTCGAGAAGGCTCTCTGTCGTCCTCAGCTCCCACCATCATCGGCTCGCCATCCGCGGCGGTCATCGTCGACAGGCTCCGTCGTTGCGACCTCATAGAGTTTGAGATGCATCGATGATGAGTGCCTAGCTAGTGTGGAATCTGACGGATTATGCAGTGGTCCCCGTTGAGAACACCGGCGCGAGGTCTCCCTccctctcactcactcactcacccaCTCTATGTGCTCGGAAATGGGGAAATGGGATGCGAAGGGGGAGGAGGGCACCCGATGTTGATTGCATAGGGCGTGTACGCGTCCTGTGTGGTCAGGTTCCCGCGAATGGGCTGGTCTTTCTGACGTTACACTGAGATACTTTAACATCCATGTTTTCAATCCAACGGTTAAAAAGGCGTTCACTCGGAAAATCTTAATATTTAACGCCAGCTAGATAAGATTTCCGAAAATCTAACATCAGACTCTTTAGCCCAGCTCTTGGAAAAAATATTAACTCTTGTAAACCCTGGTCCACTCGCTGGACAAAATCCACggaagaaaggaaaaagaaaacaaaaacccaTCCACACCCACACTCGCCGGAGCGACGCCAAGCAACACCATCATCGCCTCCGGCAGGCAACCCCAGTCTCCCCATCGTCACCTCCAGCTACTTCACTCCCCCACCCTCCGCCGCCGGTGCTGCGCCGCTTGCTCGCCGCCCCCTAGAGCGGGCGGGGGACCACCAGGTACACCACTCCGTCCGTGCCTGGTGTTGtcttcccctcgctcctcttccggcTCTCTGATTCGACCCGCGCGCCGGAGCTGGGAGGGAGGAAACCAGATGCTGTTCTGTTGCTCTCTCTCGCCCCCAGGAATCCAAACTTATCCGCTCCCACCATTCCAGCAGCAGAGCAGCTCCCCGCGGAAAGTACGCAGCTCCGGCCGGCACAAGAGCAGCAAGGCCGAGCATCAATATTTCAGGGCGCAATCTTTCCGGGCGCGGGCCAGGGACCAACCTTTGCGTGCTCAAGCGCATCCAGATGGTGGCTACGGCCCTCCGGAGCAAGACCCTGAGGCCGAGGGGCACTCGCCAGGCTCCCCGGACGCGGAGACGCTTGCTTCCTGGTTGCGTTCTTGCGGCACCGTGGCCGATGTTCGGCGAGTGCACGGGGTTGCTGTGCGGTCGCCAGATGGTCCGGGGATTTTTCTGGCTAATAATTTGATCACTTCATATGTGAGGTCCCGTGAGATTTCAGACGCGaggaaggtgtttgatgaaatgcctgaCAGGACCGTTGTGTCGTGGACGGCTATGATGAATGGGTATCTGAAGTCGGGCAACTACAGTGAGGTCGTCAGGCTGTTCTTGGACATGATGGCCAGCGGGGAGCGAGGTAACAGCTTGAGTTTCGTTTGCTTGCTGAAGTCTTGTGGTGAGCAATCCAATGCTAAGCTAGGGCAGCAGGTCCATTGTTGTGTTGTGAAAGGAGGGTGGAGCAATGTGATTCTGGATAGTGCCGTTGCACACTTCTATGCTCAGTGTGGTGATGTTGCCAGTGCTTCAATGATGTTCGATAAGATGACCTCTCGTGATGTCATCTCGTGGACAACAATGATCACGGCTTATGTGCAGCATGGGCATGGGGATAAGGCCCTTCAGATGTTTCCGGCGATGTTCTCTGAGGGATTTCACCCTAATGAGTTCACCGTGTGCAGCATCCTCAAAGCTTGCGCAGAAGAGAAGGCTCTAAGATGTGGGAAGCAGCTGCATGGTGCTCTTGTGAAGAAGTTGTTCAAAAATGACATCCATGTCGGCAGTGCTCTTGTTACCATGTATGCCAGAAACAGGCAAGTGTCTGATGCTCAGGCAGTGTTTGATATGATGCCTAGAAGAAACACTATTACATGGACTTCTCTGATCTCGGGCTATGCGCAGAGTAGCCAGGCTGAAAAGGCTATCATGTTGTTTCGACAGATGAAGACGCGACGGGTGTCTGTTAACAACCTTACCATTGTTGGTCTTCTTAGTGCCTGTGGCTCCATAAGATCACTCAGTCTTGGTAAGGAACTGCATGCACAGGTAATAAAGAATTCCATTCAAGAGAATCTTCAAATTGGGAGTACGCTTGTTTGGTGCTACTGTAAATGTGGAGAGTATACATATGCTGCACGAATTCTGGAAGAAATGCCAGACCGTGATGCTGTCTCGTGGACAGCTATGATTTCAGGCTACAATAGCGTTGGTCATAGTGCCGAAGCACTTAAGTCATTAGATGATATGTTATGGGATGGTGTGACTCCAAATACCTACACTTATTCCTCCGCTTTGAAAGCCTGTGCGAAACTAGAGGCTCTGCAAGATGGAAGGAGGATTCACGGTGTTGTTAACAAGACTCCTGCCTTTTCAGATGTGTTTGTGGGAAGCTCATTGATCGATATGTACATGAGGTGTGGAAAAGTTGACGAAGCTCGACGAGTCTTCAACGCCATGCCAGAACACAACTTAGTAACATGGAAAGTGATTATTACAGGATTTGCTCAGAATGGCCTCTGTGAAGAGGCTTTTAAGTATATGTACCTAATGCAGCAACAAGGGCATGATGCTGATGACTTTATGCTTTCAAAAGTTCTGACATCATGTGGTGATCTTCAATGGAAGTCAGACTCCATCTCTTTTTCTGGCTCGAATACTGGTTCACTCAGATAGGTAAAGTCTACTGTCTGAGTTAATTTCTGGGGATTAATTTGTACAGAGTTCTTGCAGTTAGCTTAACTATTTATGCTACTAGTAGTTCTCCGCGTACTCTGTATCGGTTATCATGGGATGTGATTGCTTTTGAGATTGAGCAATTACACGAAAAGAAATATTGATTTATTTTATTCTGTTTCCTGCACTAGTGATGCTAGGTAATTGATATTGTTTATTTACTGTTAAGAGTTTTAGTATCTGAATTCCAGAGTTGGTGTATTCTACCGGAAAGCCAAGTTTCAAGCAATAATAAGATTGCAACACATTTAAATTATGTAGCACATGTGAGGTTTTCTTTGGGGTAATATGGAGGATGCAACTGTTATATATTGTTGAACCTTGCATTTGATTTTACGCcaattctgttttttttttgctgCAATGTTTTCAGAGTTGTCTTGCTTAAACAAATGAAATTTTCTTGCAGCAATTATCTATCTCAAAATTATCACTGAACTACTACTTTTCGAACCCTAATCCCAGATTTGTACTTATTGTGCTAATGTTATCATAAAGCTGCACATTTTACCAGCTGGACAACTATGAACCACATGGCATGCACATGTGGCTCTGCTGACCTCAGAGTGGTTAACCTGTTGGCCTATTGTTGCAGCTCATGCTAAAAAAAGGTGTAGTTTCCTGGTAATATGTGCGGAGAATGCGtagtttgtgaatattttttcaagAAGCATATTTCTTTTGTCTTGGTTGATGCTATATGTCAATTTAACATGTTTTCTAATGTTTTTCTCACTAAATTCTGTTCTTGTTAATTGAAAGAATCTAAAACCCCCAAGATGTTACTTAGATTCAGAAAGTTTCCATCCACTTCATCAGTTTGTTGCTTGAATAGCTGATTCTTGCTCTAATGTTTAGCTTATCATATAATGTAATCAGATACAAACCCTTCTTATTTCTGAACACTTGGGAAAGGTGATGACAGAGATAATGAAACAAGAGCAAATAATTGATGGAGTAAAGCCGTTGCAATAGTTATTCTAATGAAATGTTATATGTCAAAAGTATTAGTAACAACCAGCCTGTTATTAGTTATCCATATACTCATCCACATCAGATCCCCTGTCTGGCCACTTCTTTCCTATTTTCTTCATCATCGAACAGACAAACAAACTTTAAGAACACCTTTTGTGCTTCATCTTCTAAGACATTGCTTGATATTGTTACATTGTGAAGTAGATTGCTATATGAGTTTCATGATAGATACAATTATTGATGATTTCTGCATTGAAGTCACACACTACAACTAAAAGGTGAATGTTAGTTCCTTTTCCAGTACCGTATGTATTTTTGTCATGGAAATGCAAATCTTAGAATGAATACTTAATGCATGCGTAAATAGTGAAAACATTTGTGACAGAAACACTGGATCTCCATATTAATATATCTGACATGAGTACAGTGTGAAATGCCAATTCTGTTTGTTCTTGGCTTCACTTATTCTGGTTTTGTCACTGCCTTGTATTGTTTGTAGAAGTAAAATTGCCCATATCAACATCAAGTGTTTGGTTAATGCTATTGCATGGTGCATGAATACAGAACATGCGCCTGTGTCATTTCTCTCTGTTTATTTTCTGGATGCATGGCAGATAAATTGGCAAAAACAAGCACTTCCATATTTTTTATGGTGGCAGCTGTTTGGCATGACTCCCAGCTCCAAAAAATCTAGGCGCTGGAGCTGGGGGTATATTAATGGTGTTGACATGAGCCTTCTTTATTCATgttagactgaaatttgtgctaacGGTAGTATGGTACTTTATTTAGCCTACAAACTCCAGGTCCTGCAAGAAACAGGGAGTTGGAAGAGCTCATTACCTTAACTTGTCTGTGGCCCCGGAGGACAGTTCAATTTAGTTCAGCAAACACTAGGTGTATGCAATTCATGACTAACCTCTTTAAGTTTGTCTGAACTTCATTTGGATCATATAGCCTAAAGAAATTGACACCTTTcactttgggaaaccaaaacaaaacaattaAAGTGATTTGAAATAGTTGGAATTTGAATGACTGTAAAGTTCAGTTAAATATACAGAAGTGTGATGCAGTTCTTGACTCGTACCTTTGAAGCGCCTAGATCATAAATTCTGACTACAGAACATGTGGAAGCTAACAGATTTTGCTTTAGAATAGACATGATACATCAATCTAATGAATCCGAATATGTATATTGTGCAGTTTATAAAACCAAGTATTGAATTGAATGTGATAACCCTTTTTGCACACTGTTCTATTGCCTTCTATCTCATATTGCATAATTTCAGTTTTCTCCTCCAAACAATTCTTTCAATCGTCGCGCTGCTTGCAATTGGTTATATAATTGCTACATTGTATAAACAGAAGATCTATGTTAGCGATATATTGCCTTATACAACAGCATGTATGTCATATATGTGCCCCACGTGAGGTCTTTCAACATGTTTCATCTATCCTCAATGAGTATGGATTTTCCCTACTGGAGATTCCATGGACACTATAAACCTGTACTAGTCTTTGTATTGCTTCACACAATAACTTGCTATGTGAATGAACAGTTATTTGCTGATTATTTTATTTTGTCTTCTACTTCTTGAAGCCGGCCTTAGAAAGTCAGACGGAGAGTCATGCAAAGGTGTGTCCGGCTCAAGTGATTCTTTTTTACATTTAACAAACTGAGTCCTAATCTCCCCCCCTTCTTTTTAAAATGGATAATAGGGCTTACAGATGCAAAAACATGGCAGTTACAGAAACGGCCAATCTGGATGCTGCAGAGGAAAAGGTAAAGATAATTAAATCTGGGTTTGATCTAGTTTTGGATAGACTGATGGTGTTCGGTAATGAGGAATGATACTGTGGCAGCAAAAAGAAAGAATGCTACAAGAATATCTGCCCTTTCCTTGTTCTAATTTCTTTTATTTTACATCAACTTTTTTTTAATATGTAAAGAAGTAAAAAATTCCCAAATTGATAAATCTCATGAATGCTTTCAGATGCATAATATAATCTTTGTTTTGAGGCTCGTTTTCTTGACTTTTGACTGTGCTCATCTTGCCCTAATCTCGAGTCCAGGCCACAACCTGGAAATGACAGCCTTTTCCTTATGGTATGGCAGCACATTACACAAACACAAGTAACCCATTATACCTTAATACTGATTTTGGTGCAGCATCACCAAGCAGCTTTGCCTACACCTTATGGCAGCACAAATGGGTCACTAACTTGAGTACAAAGTGATGGTTCTGATGCTGCAAAGCTGCAGCTTTTTAGTAGCATATTCAGCCATATTTATAGAGTACAAGTCATTTTGTTCTAATGGACTTTGGCTACTGAACCTGGACAGGTTCAATCTGCTTCTAGTGCTCATCAAGTGAGCTGCAAAATATCTAAATTATAGCCTACAAAGCGTAGTGTGTGTTCAGGCACACATTTATAGAAGAAACTAGATTTTGCTACTAGAACAGCCAAGCAAAAAATAATAATCAATACTTGTCTTTACGGATGGGAACTCTATTTATTTAGGCAATTCCTCATATCTGATGCACTCGACAGCTACCATGGTTGGTTTGCCTTTTGCTTTGAGTTGCCTGCAAATACATATCACCTGTTGCAATGCCATGACATTCCAATTATGGTTCATCTCTGTCCTAATGTGTTTCCCATCAGGGTTTTTTTACCAAAGAAAAGGGGTAAATACAATAAAAAGCAGGCTTAATTAGCTTAATAACATAGCTGAACTGTGTAGGTTCCAAGTAATGTCAGCGTTGGGACTTCACCAAGGGGGCTTGCGCATTATTGTTATGTCCAACACCTTGGTGTTCTTGAATGATCTGTTGCATCTGAAATTTATTTGGTGCCTGTGAGAAAGATTCTATAGAAGAAGATGCAGTGTAACATAATCATTATAGGCAATAACAATACAAAAGCATGCTTCAGTTGCGATGTTCGTGCCATGCATTGTGCTGGTTCAACAGCTTTTTATGTTGCTTAAGCATGCTACTTAAGTACTACACTGCAGTAACATCATTCGTATCTAATGAGACACCAGTGTTGTGTATTGATCAACGTAATACATCTCAAGCGAAAGGCGCTGGCTGGAAGTATGGATGTTTCTATTTTTTTTATGATGTACCTctaatgaaatactccctccgtccggaaatacttgtcatcaaaatgaataaaaaggaatgtatctagatgtattttagttctagatacacccttTTTTGTCCATTTCGATGACAAgtttttttggacggagggagtatgtgacaGGCTGCGAGAAAGG encodes the following:
- the LOC123102197 gene encoding pentatricopeptide repeat-containing protein At4g18520, chloroplastic codes for the protein MLFCCSLSPPGIQTYPLPPFQQQSSSPRKVRSSGRHKSSKAEHQYFRAQSFRARARDQPLRAQAHPDGGYGPPEQDPEAEGHSPGSPDAETLASWLRSCGTVADVRRVHGVAVRSPDGPGIFLANNLITSYVRSREISDARKVFDEMPDRTVVSWTAMMNGYLKSGNYSEVVRLFLDMMASGERGNSLSFVCLLKSCGEQSNAKLGQQVHCCVVKGGWSNVILDSAVAHFYAQCGDVASASMMFDKMTSRDVISWTTMITAYVQHGHGDKALQMFPAMFSEGFHPNEFTVCSILKACAEEKALRCGKQLHGALVKKLFKNDIHVGSALVTMYARNRQVSDAQAVFDMMPRRNTITWTSLISGYAQSSQAEKAIMLFRQMKTRRVSVNNLTIVGLLSACGSIRSLSLGKELHAQVIKNSIQENLQIGSTLVWCYCKCGEYTYAARILEEMPDRDAVSWTAMISGYNSVGHSAEALKSLDDMLWDGVTPNTYTYSSALKACAKLEALQDGRRIHGVVNKTPAFSDVFVGSSLIDMYMRCGKVDEARRVFNAMPEHNLVTWKVIITGFAQNGLCEEAFKYMYLMQQQGHDADDFMLSKVLTSCGDLQWKSDSISFSGSNTGSLR